In Kordia antarctica, the following proteins share a genomic window:
- a CDS encoding transporter: protein MKDTRNLNIVIGILFLFICTTIQAQNNSDENIKDYGVIVTDRPDQTESPTLVPKGLLQVETGFMYEEITTDNIESNTTTFNTMLLRYGLLDNLELRLGLDIAGTKNSARNSNFEDKFSGLSPLYVGFKIGITEEKGALPEIGFLGGAFLPFTAATKYKPENTGGDFRFSFAHTLSENWSFSYNLGAAWDGNSSNVSYVYTTVLGHSITEKIGCYLEFYGDFPESDRANHLIDGGFTYLVSNNIQLDLSGGTGINTDQDFFISTGISFRLPK from the coding sequence ATGAAGGATACGAGGAACTTAAATATAGTGATAGGAATACTATTTTTATTTATATGTACAACAATTCAAGCACAAAACAATTCAGATGAAAACATAAAAGATTATGGTGTTATTGTAACAGATAGACCAGATCAAACCGAATCGCCAACGTTGGTTCCAAAAGGATTATTACAAGTAGAAACTGGTTTTATGTATGAAGAAATTACTACTGACAATATAGAAAGTAATACAACAACATTCAATACAATGTTACTGCGTTACGGATTATTAGACAATTTAGAATTACGGTTAGGATTGGACATTGCTGGAACAAAAAACAGCGCGCGAAACAGTAATTTTGAAGACAAATTTAGCGGATTAAGTCCTTTATATGTAGGTTTTAAAATTGGAATCACAGAAGAAAAAGGCGCGTTGCCAGAAATAGGATTTTTAGGAGGCGCATTTTTGCCATTTACAGCGGCAACCAAATATAAACCTGAAAATACAGGTGGCGATTTTAGATTTTCATTTGCACATACGCTTAGTGAAAACTGGAGTTTCTCGTACAATCTTGGAGCAGCTTGGGATGGAAATTCATCAAACGTTTCGTATGTATACACAACGGTTTTAGGGCATAGTATTACAGAAAAAATTGGTTGTTATTTAGAATTCTATGGCGATTTCCCTGAAAGTGATCGAGCAAATCATTTAATAGATGGCGGATTTACCTATTTAGTATCAAACAACATACAATTAGATTTGTCTGGCGGAACAGGAATCAACACAGATCAAGATTTTTTTATAAGTACAGGAATTAGTTTTAGATTGCCAAAATAG
- a CDS encoding metal-dependent transcriptional regulator codes for MTLSEENYLKAIYHICNHKEGGVSTNSIAEKMDTKASSATDMIKKLSEKGLVDYKRYKGTALTEEGKLVASNIVRKHRLWEVFLVEKLNFTWDEVHDVAEQLEHIKSEKLTNQLDAFLGFPTRDPHGDPIPDKDGNIKTVADTLLSTLQKDDKGIIVGVKDSSSSFLKYLDKQEIALGKKIKVMEMEPFDNSMKIKIKKQEITISSQIANNIYVKKST; via the coding sequence ATGACACTCTCTGAAGAAAATTATCTAAAAGCAATCTATCACATATGTAATCACAAAGAAGGTGGCGTAAGTACAAATTCTATTGCTGAAAAAATGGATACCAAGGCTTCATCGGCTACGGACATGATTAAAAAACTTTCAGAAAAAGGTTTGGTAGATTATAAACGCTACAAAGGAACTGCACTTACAGAAGAAGGAAAATTAGTCGCTTCTAATATTGTTAGAAAACATCGCTTGTGGGAAGTTTTTTTAGTTGAAAAACTCAACTTCACTTGGGACGAAGTGCATGATGTTGCAGAACAATTAGAACACATAAAATCTGAAAAACTCACGAATCAATTAGATGCTTTTTTAGGTTTTCCAACGCGCGATCCGCATGGAGATCCAATTCCTGATAAAGACGGAAATATCAAAACAGTTGCTGATACACTATTATCAACATTACAAAAAGATGACAAAGGAATTATTGTTGGTGTAAAAGATTCTTCTTCTTCATTCCTTAAATATTTAGACAAACAAGAAATTGCTCTGGGAAAAAAAATAAAAGTCATGGAAATGGAACCATTTGATAATTCCATGAAAATAAAAATAAAAAAACAGGAAATTACTATATCAAGTCAAATTGCAAATAATATTTATGTCAAAAAGAGTACTTAA
- a CDS encoding polyprenyl synthetase family protein — MTHIAQYRETFIKYLEEKIIINEPKNLYEPIIYILQLGGKRLRPVLTLMTAEIFGTSHKEALNAALAVEVFHNFSLVHDDIMDDAPLRRGKVTVHEKWDINTGILSGDAMLILAYQLFENYDGATFRALAELFSKTAIEVCEGQQYDIDFETRNDVTIPEYLKMIEYKTAVLVGAAMKMGALVAKASEKDAQGIYDFGRYLGLAFQLQDDYLDAYGDPETFGKQVGGDIIENKKTYLYLKALKNSSEENREKLIQLFSEQPEDATEKINAVMEIFNESKAPEAIKTAIEDYTSKAFKLLQTLNIGDTEKQSLKSFGAQLMNRTV; from the coding sequence ATGACACACATTGCTCAATACAGAGAGACTTTTATAAAATATTTAGAAGAAAAGATTATAATTAATGAACCTAAAAATTTATACGAGCCAATCATTTACATTCTGCAACTTGGCGGAAAGCGATTGCGACCAGTATTGACATTAATGACTGCCGAAATTTTTGGAACTTCTCACAAAGAAGCTTTAAATGCAGCGTTGGCTGTGGAGGTTTTTCATAACTTTTCGTTAGTTCACGATGATATTATGGACGATGCGCCTTTGCGAAGAGGAAAAGTAACAGTTCACGAAAAATGGGACATAAATACAGGAATTTTATCAGGTGATGCAATGTTGATTTTGGCATATCAATTATTTGAAAATTACGATGGAGCAACGTTTAGAGCTTTGGCAGAATTGTTCAGTAAAACGGCAATAGAAGTATGTGAAGGACAACAATATGACATTGATTTTGAAACTAGAAACGATGTTACGATCCCTGAATATTTGAAAATGATTGAATACAAAACAGCAGTTTTAGTTGGTGCTGCGATGAAAATGGGCGCGTTGGTGGCAAAAGCAAGCGAAAAAGATGCGCAAGGTATTTATGATTTTGGTCGCTATTTAGGATTGGCATTTCAATTACAAGACGATTATTTAGACGCATATGGCGATCCAGAAACCTTTGGAAAGCAAGTTGGCGGCGATATTATTGAAAACAAAAAAACATATCTCTACCTAAAAGCATTAAAAAATAGTTCGGAAGAAAACCGCGAAAAATTAATCCAATTATTCTCCGAACAACCAGAAGATGCAACGGAGAAAATAAATGCTGTCATGGAAATTTTTAACGAAAGTAAAGCTCCAGAAGCGATCAAAACTGCGATTGAAGATTATACTTCCAAAGCATTCAAATTATTACAAACGCTTAATATTGGCGACACAGAAAAGCAATCTCTCAAATCCTTCGGTGCGCAATTGATGAATAGAACGGTTTAG
- a CDS encoding TetR/AcrR family transcriptional regulator produces the protein MKEKIKITATELFLNLGFKSVTMDDIANEMGISKKTIYTHFSNKTDLVNEVTSSLFCIISEGIDLISAAQKNSIEELYEIKRFVMEHLKDEKSSPQYQLQKYYPKIYSTLKKKQYDVMQDCVKDNLLRGVNSGVYRDSINIDFISRIYFNGVIGIKDNELFPLKEFSMNTIMEYFLEYHIRGICTAKGLETLQKFITTNQSL, from the coding sequence ATGAAAGAAAAAATCAAAATAACAGCGACAGAATTATTCTTAAACTTAGGTTTTAAGAGTGTCACTATGGACGATATTGCTAATGAAATGGGGATTTCTAAAAAAACCATCTATACACATTTTAGCAACAAAACAGATTTGGTAAATGAAGTAACTTCTTCTTTGTTTTGTATAATTAGTGAAGGTATTGACTTGATTTCTGCCGCACAAAAGAACTCCATTGAGGAATTATACGAGATTAAACGCTTTGTAATGGAGCATTTGAAAGATGAAAAGTCTTCTCCACAATATCAACTGCAAAAATATTATCCAAAAATCTATTCAACCTTAAAAAAGAAGCAATATGATGTGATGCAAGATTGTGTGAAGGATAATTTGTTACGCGGCGTAAATTCAGGAGTTTATAGAGATTCTATTAACATAGACTTTATTTCAAGAATCTATTTCAATGGTGTAATTGGAATTAAAGACAACGAATTATTCCCACTTAAAGAATTTTCTATGAATACCATTATGGAATATTTTTTAGAATACCACATTCGTGGAATTTGTACAGCTAAAGGACTAGAAACATTACAAAAATTTATAACCACTAATCAATCATTATAA
- a CDS encoding TolC family protein, with translation MRNRLIFIFSLCFLSLGFSQEDTEAPKNFSLDEAIAFALENNRTAKNAVRSIEAAEKEKWEFTATGLPQINGAIDYQNWIKQQVSLLPGEIVGQEEGTFVPVRFGTKQTLNATVTLNQLIFDGSYLVGLQAAKVFLEISKNAKDKTDLQVRKAVINAYGNVLLSEESLAILERNLATLEKNLNETRKIYENGLTEEEDVEQLEITLSSIESNLRNVKRLRDLSYKMLNITLGIDLNQNTILTDSLQALTALNIVPSLLLLEDDVTNNLDYRIAANDTQAKVLQLKLEKSKALPSLSSFVNFGYTGNNDSFGFLQREQKWFGSSLLGVSLNVPIFSSMKRSASTQRAKINLEIAKDDLLETEQQLKLQVAAAKSDYQLAIEEYETAKKNLGLSERIEKKNQVKFFEGVSSSFELRQAQTQLYSAQQEYLQAMLDVINKKAELETILNEVD, from the coding sequence ATGCGAAATAGACTAATATTTATCTTTAGTTTATGTTTTCTAAGCTTGGGATTTTCTCAAGAAGATACAGAAGCTCCCAAAAATTTCTCTTTGGATGAAGCGATTGCTTTTGCACTTGAAAACAACAGAACTGCCAAAAATGCTGTCCGAAGTATTGAAGCTGCTGAAAAAGAAAAATGGGAATTTACAGCGACTGGATTGCCTCAAATTAATGGTGCAATTGATTATCAAAACTGGATAAAACAACAAGTTTCGTTACTTCCTGGTGAAATTGTAGGACAAGAAGAAGGAACTTTTGTCCCTGTTAGATTTGGCACAAAACAAACCCTAAATGCAACCGTGACGTTGAACCAACTTATTTTTGATGGTTCGTATTTAGTAGGATTGCAAGCAGCGAAAGTATTCTTAGAAATTTCTAAAAACGCTAAAGATAAAACAGATTTACAAGTTCGAAAAGCGGTTATTAATGCCTACGGAAATGTGCTACTTTCTGAGGAAAGCCTCGCGATTTTAGAACGCAATTTGGCAACACTTGAGAAAAACTTGAATGAAACTAGAAAAATCTACGAAAATGGATTGACAGAAGAAGAAGATGTTGAACAGCTTGAAATTACACTGTCTAGCATTGAAAGTAATTTACGAAATGTAAAGCGTTTACGCGATTTGTCATATAAAATGCTAAATATCACGTTAGGAATTGACCTAAATCAGAATACAATACTTACTGATTCGCTTCAAGCATTGACAGCTTTGAATATTGTGCCTTCTTTGTTATTACTAGAAGATGATGTGACAAATAATTTGGATTATAGAATTGCAGCAAATGATACGCAAGCTAAAGTATTGCAGTTAAAGTTAGAAAAAAGCAAAGCATTGCCATCTTTGAGTTCATTTGTTAATTTCGGATATACCGGAAATAACGATTCTTTCGGATTCTTGCAAAGAGAACAAAAATGGTTTGGATCGTCTTTATTAGGCGTAAGCTTAAATGTTCCGATTTTCAGTTCCATGAAAAGAAGCGCTTCGACACAACGTGCAAAAATCAATTTAGAAATAGCGAAAGATGATTTATTAGAAACAGAACAACAGTTAAAATTACAAGTAGCTGCTGCAAAAAGTGATTATCAATTAGCGATTGAAGAATACGAAACTGCAAAGAAAAATTTGGGACTTTCGGAACGAATTGAAAAGAAAAATCAAGTGAAGTTTTTTGAAGGTGTTTCTTCAAGTTTTGAATTACGCCAAGCACAAACACAATTATATTCGGCACAACAAGAATATTTGCAAGCAATGCTTGATGTTATTAATAAGAAAGCTGAATTGGAGACTATTTTGAATGAAGTCGATTGA